In Macrobrachium rosenbergii isolate ZJJX-2024 chromosome 47, ASM4041242v1, whole genome shotgun sequence, the following are encoded in one genomic region:
- the LOC136830575 gene encoding LOW QUALITY PROTEIN: galactose mutarotase-like (The sequence of the model RefSeq protein was modified relative to this genomic sequence to represent the inferred CDS: inserted 1 base in 1 codon) — translation MGISSDLFGEFHDPDSGXKVAVKRYTLSSASGVEVRVIAYGAGISGVLVPDKAGDKDHVVLGFDNLEGYTKNSYQGSTVGRHANRICLGKFTLDGQTHQLTINNNANHLHGGKRGWDKYVWKSSVMGNSVVFSHLSPDGDQGYPGDVLAQVAYTLDDEGGLKIDFEAMTTKATPVNMTNHAFFNLAGHAAGQKGLFDHVVQLNCDKYTPVNNDLIPTGEMKPVGGTGYDLRFPVRFGDALPKVPGGGLDHNFALFSKRRGELEIAGRFHHPPSGRALEVYTTEPGIQIYTGNFLPKEKGEMIGRGGCSYTYQGAFCCEPQNFPDSINQANFPEDVYYPGKPYKHSIVYKFTVEK, via the exons ATGGGCATTTCAAGTGATCTGTTTGGGGAATTTCATGACCCTGATTCAG AGAAGGTTGCTGTGAAACGCTACACTCTGAGCAGTGCCTCTGGCGTGGAAGTACGTGTGATAGCATATGGTGCGGGAATCAGCGGAGTTTTAGTCCCGGACAAAGCTGGCGATAAAGACCACGTGGTTTTGGGCTTCGACAACTTGGAAGGCTACACCAAAAACAGCTATCAAGGCAGCACCGTTGGTCGCCATGCCAACCGCATCTGCCTCGGGAAGTTTACTCTGGACGGTCAGACGCACCAGCTGACAATAAACAACAACGCCAACCATCTGCACGGCGGGAAAAGAGGTTGGGATAAATACGTGTGGAAGAGTTCCGTGATGGGTAACAGTGTAGTATTTTCCCACCTCAGTCCCGACGGGGACCAAGGCTACCCTGGGGATGTTTTAGCTCAGGTCGCGTACACCCTTGATGATGAAGGAGGGCTGAAGATAGATTTCGAAGCCATGACAACTAAGGCCACTCCAGTCAACATGACCAACCATGCATTCTTCAATTTGGCCGGGCACGCTGCAGGTCAGAAGGGTCTGTTTGACCATGTTGTACAACTTAATTGTGACAAATACACCCCAGTGAACAATGACTTAATACCAACAGGAGAGATGAAGCCAGTTGGTGGCACAGGGTACGATTTACGATTCCCGGTCAGATTCGGCGATGCCCTCCCCAAAGTCCCAGGTGGTGGGTTAGACCATAATTTTGCTCTTTTCTCAAAGAGGAGAGGAGAGCTGGAGATTGCAGGCCGGTTCCATCACCCCCCGTCAGGCCGTGCTTTGGAAGTCTACACCACTGAGCCAGGGATCCAGATTTATACCGGCAACTTCCTGCCTAAAGAGAAAGGTGAAATGATTGGCAGGGGTGGATGTTCGTACACCTATCAAGGGGCCTTCTGCTGCGAGCCACAAAATTTTCCAGATTCCATCAATCAGGCAAATTTTCCAGAGGATGTCTATTACCCTGGAAAGCCGTACAAGCATAGCATCGTGTATAAGTTCACAGTTGAAAAGTAG